A window of Corallococcus macrosporus DSM 14697 contains these coding sequences:
- a CDS encoding ABC transporter ATP-binding protein, translated as MARLLVEDVHVRLGTNDILKGITADFRDGEVVALLGRSGSGKSTLLRSVAGLETPVRGRIHIGERTVFDAAAKVNLPPERRDLGLVFQSYALWPHKTVFDNVAYGLRLRRQPREQVDRAVREVLQGVGLDGHGDRFPSQLSGGQQQRVALARALVYGPPLVLLDEPLSNLDAKLREEARVWIRALIKRLGLTALFVTHDQVEAMAIADRIMLLEGGRMVQDGTPEQLYTEPRSLFAADFMGVNNTLPGRVVERRGGEARLQVGGQSLWGQQRGEGAGGDTATGVIRVEALQLASGPGENRLPAALASSLYVGGRWEHQFQLEGQTLRATTRERLSPGAYMLAFPKERLWIFRGVG; from the coding sequence ATGGCCCGGTTGCTCGTCGAGGACGTCCACGTCCGGCTCGGCACGAATGACATCCTGAAGGGCATCACCGCCGACTTCCGGGACGGTGAGGTCGTGGCGCTGCTGGGCCGCTCCGGCAGCGGCAAGTCCACGCTGCTGCGCTCCGTCGCCGGCCTGGAGACGCCGGTGCGCGGGCGCATCCACATTGGCGAGCGCACGGTGTTCGACGCGGCGGCGAAGGTGAACCTGCCGCCGGAGCGGCGGGACCTGGGGCTGGTGTTCCAGTCCTACGCGCTGTGGCCGCACAAGACGGTGTTCGACAACGTGGCCTATGGCCTGCGGCTGCGAAGGCAGCCCCGCGAGCAGGTGGACCGGGCGGTGCGCGAGGTGCTCCAGGGCGTGGGCCTGGACGGCCACGGCGACCGCTTCCCCAGCCAGCTCTCCGGCGGGCAGCAGCAGCGCGTGGCGTTGGCGCGGGCGCTCGTCTATGGGCCGCCCCTGGTCCTCCTGGACGAGCCGCTGTCCAACCTGGACGCGAAGCTGCGGGAGGAGGCGCGGGTGTGGATTCGCGCGCTCATCAAGCGGCTGGGGCTCACCGCGCTCTTCGTCACCCATGACCAGGTGGAGGCCATGGCCATCGCGGACCGCATCATGCTGCTGGAGGGCGGGCGGATGGTGCAGGACGGGACGCCGGAGCAGCTCTACACGGAGCCGCGGAGCCTGTTCGCCGCGGACTTCATGGGCGTGAACAACACCTTGCCGGGACGCGTGGTGGAGCGGCGCGGCGGTGAGGCGCGGCTCCAGGTGGGAGGCCAGTCGCTGTGGGGCCAGCAGCGAGGGGAGGGCGCCGGCGGTGACACGGCCACCGGCGTCATCCGCGTGGAGGCGCTCCAGTTGGCCTCGGGGCCCGGTGAGAACCGGCTCCCGGCCGCGCTGGCGAGCTCCCTCTACGTGGGCGGGCGCTGGGAGCACCAGTTCCAGCTCGAAGGCCAGACGCTGCGAGCCACCACGCGCGAGCGGCTGTCTCCTGGCGCGTACATGCTCGCGTTCCCGAAAGAGCGCCTCTGGATTTTTCGAGGCGTGGGCTGA